Within Archangium lipolyticum, the genomic segment TGCCCCCCTACATCACCCGCGCCCCCGAGGCCTCGGACGCCGAGCGCTATCAGACGGTATACGCGCGGGCCTCGGGCGCGGTGGCGGCGCCCACGGCGGGGCTGCACTTCACCGACTCCACCTTCGCGGCCCTGGCCGCCCGGGGCATCCACCGTGTCGAGGTGACGCTGGATGTGGGGCCGGGCACCTTCCTGCCCGTGCGCGAGGAGAACCTGGAGAAGCACCACATGCACCCGGAGCGCTACTTCGTCCCCGAGGCCACCGCCCAGGCGGTGAACGCCGCGAGGGCCGAGGGCCGCCGGGTGGTGGCGGTGGGCACCACGGTGGTGCGCACCCTGGAGTCCGCCACGGACCCCGGGACAGGGCGCCTGCGCGCCGGTCCCGGCGAGACGACCCTCTTCATCCGCCCCGGTTTCGCCTTCCGGCAGGTGGACGTGATGCTCACCAACTTCCACCTCCCGCGCTCCACGCTGGTGGTGCTGGTGAGCGCGCTGCTCGGCCGGGAGCGCACCCTGGCGGCCTACCGGGAGGCGGTCGCCGCCGGCTACCGGTTCTTCTCGTACGGCGACGCGATGCTGGTGACGGAGTAGGAGACACGACGCAATGGGAGAGCCGCGCAAGGAGAAGGGTGACACCCGGGTTCCACCGAGCCTGGTGCGCTATGAGCTGCTGCACGAGGACGCCTCGGGCTCGCGCGCCCGCCGGGGACGGCTGCACACCCCCCATGGTCTCATCGAGACGCCCATCTTCATGCCCGTGGGCACCGTGGGCAGCGTCAAGGGCGTGGGCCCGGATGAGCTGCTGACGCTCGATGCTCAAATCATCCTCGGCAACACCTACCACCTGATGCTCCGGCCCGGAGACGACCTGGTGGGGGAGATGGGCGGCCTGCACCGCTTCATCTCCTGGGACCGCCCCATGCTCACCGACAGCGGCGGCTTCCAGGTCTTCAGCCTCGCCGAGAAGCGCAAAATCACCGAGGAGGGCGCGGCCTTCCAGTCGCACCTGGACGGGCGCCACATCATGCTGTCCCCCGAGCGCTCCATCGAAATCCAGGAGACGCTCGGCGCCGACATCATCATGGCCTTCGACGAGTGCCCGCCCTCCACCGAGGACCGGGCCTACATGGAGAAGTCCCTGGCGCGCACCACGCGCTGGCTGCACCGGTGCGTGAAGGCCTGGAGCCGCGAGCGCTCCTCTCTCTTCGGCATCGTCCAGGGCGGCCTGAACAAGGATCTGCGCAAGGCCCATGCCGAGGAGGTGTGCGCGGTGGACCTGCCGGGCTACGCGCTCGGCGGTTTCTCGGTGGGTGAGACTCCCGAGGCCATGCACGAGGGCGTGGCCTTCTCCGCTCCGCTGCTCCCCCGGGACAAGCCGCGCTACCTCATGGGCGTGGGCACGCCCGTGGACCTGGTCACCTGCGTGGAGCACGGGGTGGACATGTTCGATTGCGTGCTGCCCACCCGCTGCGCGCGCAACGGCCTGCTCTTCACCTCCGAGGGCAAGGTCGTCATCCGCAACGCCGCCTACGCCAAGGATCCCCGGCCGGCCGACCCGGCGTGCACCTGCTACACCTGCCGCAACTTCAGCCGCTCCTACCTGCGTCACCTCTTCGTGGCGGGTGAAATCCTCGCCATGCGGCTCAACACCCTCCACAACCTCCACTACTTCCTCACCCTGATGAAGGACGTGCGCCAGGCCATCGCCGAGGACCGGTACACCTCCTTCGCCCGCGACTTCCGGGAGAAGGCCCGGGCCCAGGAGGCCGAGCGCACCCAGAAGAAGTGACCCCCGGCGGCCATCCAGACGGCCGGTCCCCTCGGGAGGGCGCGTCCAGGAGGTGGGCGGGCGGGCATGACGCACCTCGGAAAGGCCCGACCCTCCTCGCCGTTCACTTGCCCGGGGTGTGCGCCTGCTGCTAAGAGGCCCACCTTTCCGGCTTATCCGTTGTCCGCTGGTGGACGACGGAGGGGCCGAACCCCTTCCAAGCAACGAGGCCGTTTGTGGCAGACAGCTTTCTGATCCTCGCCCAGGCAGCGGGCGGACCCGGCGGGATGATGAACATCGTCTTCATCATCGGCCTGTTCGCCATCATGTATTTCGTGATGATTCGCCCCCAGCAGAAGCAGATGAAGGCGCACCGCGAGCTGCTCTCCGGGCTGAAGAAGGGTGATGAGGTCATCACCCAGGGTGGAATCATCGGGCGCATCCAGGTCGTCTCCGAGCGCGAGGTGACGCTCGAGGTGGCCACCGGGGTACGCATCCGCGTGCTCAAGTCGTCCGTGGCGGGCAGGTTCGCGGTGAGCGAGCCGGCCGCCAAGACCGAAGAGAAGAAGGAGGAGAAGTAATGGACCGCGGCTGGTACTGGAGGTTGGGCCTGGTCATCGGCGTGACGCTGCTGACCGTGTGGTTCCTGATCCCCTCCTATTATTCGATGTTCGTGCTCGACAAGAGCGAGCGCAACAACCTGGCGCTGCTCGAGGAGCGCCTGCCCAAGTGGGCTCCCCCCGCGAAGTACCGCATCAACCTGGGGCTGGACCTGCAGGGCGGCATCCACATGGTGATGCGGGTGGACACCAATACGGCGCTCCAGAAGCGGACCGAGCGCCGGGGTGATCAGATCGCCCGCTACATCAACGACAAGCAGCTGGGCCAGGTGTCCGTGGATACGGATCCCCAGGCGCTCCAGCTCACGCTGACGGCGCAGGATCCGGCCACCATGGACGCCATCGAGAAGGAGGTGCTCGCCACCTTCACCGACTTCGTCCGGGTGGGGCGTGACGGGGCGAAGCTGACGCTCGCTCCCGACGAGGGCCAGGTGAACCGCTTCCGCGAGGAGTCGGTGGACCAGGCGATGCTCGTCATCCGCCGCCGCATCGACAAGTGGGGCGTGGCCGAGGTGGACGTGCGCAAGCTGGGCACCGACGCCATCCAGATCTCCCTGCCGGGCCGCAATGATCCCGAGCAGGCCAAGGAGCTGGTGGGCACCACGGCGCAGCTCGAGTTCCGCATGGTGGACGACACCACCGACTTCTTCGGGCAGGTCATCCAGCAGAATCCTCCTCCGGAGGGCAGCAACATCACGCTGACCAACACCGAGGGCTTCCCGCAGCTGCAGGGCCCCGACCGCGAGGCGCTGCTGGCCTACTTCAAGGACAAGACGCCCGAGAACCGCGAGGTCCTGCTCGAGTGCGTGCCCAGCGCGACGAAGAAGGGCGTGTGCGACAGCTACCGCACCTTCCTGGTGGAGAAGGAAGTGCCGCTGACGGGCGAGAGCCTGACGGGCGCGGATGCCTCGCTCAGCCAGCTCAACGAGCCGGAGGTGAACGTCAGCTTCGACGCGGCCGGCGCGCGCGAGTTCGAGCAGCTCACCGAGAAGGGCACGGGCCGGCGCATGGCGATCGTGCTGGACGACTACGTGCAGTCGGCGCCGCGCATCAACGAGCGCATCGGCGGTGGCCGGGCCCGCATCACCATGGGCCGCGCGGGTGGCCGTCCCCTGCAGGAGTGGCTGTCGGACGCGCAGACGCTGGCGCTGGCCCTCAAGGCGGGCGCGCTGCCGGCGCCGGTGACCACCGGTGAGATCCGCCAGGTGGGCGCCTCGCTGGGCGACGAGCTCATCCGCAAGGGCAGCCTGGCCGCGGCGCTGGGCGTGCTGTGCGTCATCGCCTTCATGGCCTTCTACTACAAGGGCGCCGGCATCATCGCGGACGTGGCGCTGCTGCTCAACGGCCTGCTCATCCTGGGCGGTCTGGCGCTCTTCAACGCGACGCTCACGCTGCCGGGCCTCGCCGGCTTCGTGCTGACGCTGGGAGTCGCGGTGGACGCCAACGTGCTCATCAACGAGCGCATCCGCGAGGAGCTCGGCCACGGCAAGACGGCTCGCGCCGCGGTGGACCAGGGCTACGACCGCGCCTTCTGGACCATCTTCGACGCGCACGTCACCGCGCTCATCGCCGGCTTCATCCTCTTCTTCACGGGGACGGGTCCGATTCGCGGGTTCGCCACCACGCTCATCATCGGCCTGCTGGCCTCGCTCTTCACGTCCATCCTCGTGACGCGCGTGATGATGACCTACTTCGTCCACGGCCGTAACGCGCAGACGGTGTCCGTCTAAGCAGGCCCCAGGGGAACGCAGATGCAGATCCTCAAGAACAAGACGAACATCGACTTCATCGGCAAGCGCAAGCCGGCCATCTTCATCTCCACGGTGATCAACCTGATCATCCTGGTGGGCATCGCCGTGTGGGGCTTCAACCTCGGCGTGGACTTCGCGGGCGGCACGGTGGTGGAGGTGAAGTTCGACCACTCCATCAACGCCGCGGACGTGCGCAAGCGCGCCGAGTCGGGTGGGCTGCACGACGTGTCCGTGCAGAGCATCGGCTCGGCGGACGAGAACTCGTTCCTGCTGCGGCTGGGCGGTGTGACCCAGCTCACCGAGGAGAGCTCGGCCAAGGCCCGGGAGGCCATCCAGGCGCTGGGCCCGGTGAAGAACGTCGTCACGGACCTGGCCAACGGCATCATCAACTTCCGCTCCGAGCAGCCCATGTCCGCCGAGCAGGTCCGCAAGGCGGTGGAGGGCTCCGGCACGGGTGTGGAAGAGGTGCGCGAGCTGGGCCAGGCGCAGGCCGGTGGTTTCGACTACCAGGTCGTCGCCAGTGGCATGGCGGACCGCATCCGCAGCGCGCTGATGTCGGGCGTGGAGCAGCAGGACAAGCCGGACTTCGAGATGCGCCGCACCGAGTACGTCGGCCCGCAGGTCGGCAAGCAGCTGCGCAACCGCGCCGTCATGGCGCTGCTGTACGCCATGGTGGCCATCCTCATCTACGTGGCGTTCCGGTTCGACTTCAAGTTCGGCCCGGGCGCGCTGCTCGCCATGCTCCACGACGTGGTGATGGTGGCCGGCTTCTACCTGTTCAGCCGCGCCGAGTTCAGCCTCACCGCCATCGCCGCGCTGCTCACCATCGTGGGCTACTCGGTCAACGACACCATCGTCATCTACGACCGCATCCGCGAGGACATGGGCAAGTTCAAGGGCAAGCCGCTGGCGGAGGTCATCAACATCGCCATCAACGACACCCTGGTCCGCACCATCCTCACCTCGGGCACCACGGCCCTCTCGCTCGTGGGTCTGCTCATCTTCGGCGTGGGAGAGATCCGCGACTTCGCCTGGGCGATGCTCGTCGGCATCCTCGTGGGTACGTACTCCTCCGTGTACATCGCCAGCCCGCTCACCATCTGGCTCGATGAGCGCGCCGCCGCTCGCGAGGCCCGCCAGAAGGGTGGGGGGATGCAGCCGACCACCCCGGGATGAGGGGCGGCTGAATGCGCACGGAAGGCCCTCGTGCTCCGCGTCACCGCGGGGTCGAGGGCCTTCGGTGTTTCAGGGGGACGGTGTCAGAAGCGGCCACCCACCGTGAGGCTGGCGTCCAGCAGGCCGCCGCTCGCGTCACCCGGCACCGCCGCGTCCGCGAAGCCGTCGTCCACGAGGATCCGGTAGGTGCCCCGGATGCCCGCCGTCAGCGCTCCGGTGTTGAACTCGACACCCGCCGCCAGGGGGATCTCCTCCATCAGGTCCGACTCGTATGGACCACCCGCCTGCGCGCCCCGCGCGTAGACGTAGGAGACGCCGAGCCCACCTCCCACGAAGGGGCGGATGCGCTCCATGGGCGGCGACAGCTTCACCAGGCTGCTCGCGCCATGGCGGATGAAGGCCGGGGCCTCGGAGGCTCGGAAGCGGTCGTCCGTCACGTCGTTCTTCGAGCCGTCGTAACCCACCTCGAAGCCCAGCATCTTGAAGGGTTGGAGATTGAGGGTGACGCCCCACGTGGGTCCCGTGGCCGTCAGTCCGCCGAGATCTCCCGTGTACCCGCCGATGCCGCCGTCCACGAAGACGTTTACATCTCCTTGCCTCGGATACCCATCCTGTGCCATCGCGGTACCGGCCACTCCCAACCCGAGCGCCAGGGCCGCCACCCGGATGCCCCTGTGTGTCATGCAGACCTCCTTGTTCGATGCCGTGCATTTCAAGCTGTGCACCCACCGCAACGCGTGCGCCCGGAGGGCATCCGAGAAACGCTCGTCCGCCTGGTCGCCCCAGGGCCGGCGGAGCGAGCACCAGGTCGGGTTCCCACGGAGAGACTTCCGAGGTAGACTGAGGGTGGACTTCTGGCCCGGGTGCCCATGGAGGGCCTCCGAGGAGGGGTTGCGAACGTGCGTTGGTTGATGCCGGAGGTGCCCCAGGAGCAGGCCGCGTCACTGGCCGTGGAGCTCGGGCTGCATCCGCTCTCCGCGCGCGTGCTGGTGCACCGCGGGTTGCGCACGCCCGAGGCCGCCTCGGCCTTCCTGTCCGACAGGCTGGCGGATCTGCCCGATCCGTTCCGGATGAAGGGCATGGCCGCCGCCGTGGAGCGGCTCTTCCGCGCCATCCGCGAGAAGGAGAGCATCACCCTCTACGGCGACTATGACGTGGACGGGGTGTGCTCCACGTCGCTGCTGGCCCTGTTCCTCCGGGAGCTGGGCGCCCGGCCGGCCACGTACATCCCCCACCGGTTGGACGAGGGCTACGGCCTCAACCTCCAGGCGGTGGAGAAGATCGCCGCGGATGGCACCCGGGTGCTGGTGACGCTCGACTGCGGCGTCACGTCCGTGGCGGAGATCTCGAGGGCCAGGGACCTGGGCCTGGACGTGGTGGTGGTGGATCACCACACGGTGCCGCCCACGCTGCCCCCGGCCGTGGCGGTGCTCAACCCGCACCAGCCCGGTTGCGAGTACCCCACCAAGCACCTGTGCGCCGCCGGCGTGGCCTTCAACCTCTGCATGGGGTTGCGCAAGAAGCTGCGCGAGGACGGCTGGTTCGCCACCCGCAAGGAGCCCAACCTCAAGGCGCTGTTGGACCTGGTGGCCATGGCCACGGTGGCGGACGTGGTACCCCTCACGGGCGCCAACCGCATCCTCGTTCACCACGGCCTCCAGGAGCTGTCGGCGGGCCGCCGCCACGGCGTGCGCGCTCTCAAGGAGGTCGCCGGCCTCGACGCGGACAGCCCCGTCACCGCCGGGCAGGTGGGCTTCCGGCTCGGGCCCCGCATCAACGCCGCGGGCCGGCTGCATGACGCGTCCCTGGGGTTGCAGCTGCTGTGCTCGGACTCGCTCGACGCGGCGCGCTCGCTGGCGAAGGTGCTGGACCACGCCAACGCCGAGCGGCAGGCCATCGAGAGCGGAATCCTCACCGAGGCGCTCGCCCAGGCGGCGGAGCGGGCCGATCAGGCGAGGGGCTTCGTCCTCTACGCGGACGGCTGGCACCCGGGCGTCATCGGCATCGTCGCCTCGCGCGTGGTGGAGCGCTATCACCGGCCCACGGTCATGGTGGGCGTGAAGGACGGGGTGGGGAAGGGCTCGGCGCGCAGCATCGAGGGCTTCCACCTGTACGACGCGCTCAGCGGGTGCGCGGACATGCTGGCCCGCTTTGGTGGGCACAAGCACGCCGCCGGCCTCACCGTGGAGGCGAAGCACCTGCCCGCCTTCCGCGAGGCCTTCGAGCGCATCGCCAGACAGCGGCTGACGCCGGAGGACCTGATTCCGCGCTGCAAGGTGGACGCGGTGGTGGGCGTGCGCGAGCTGGACGAGCCGGCGGTGGAGGCCTTGCAGAAGCTCGGGCCCTTCGGACAGGGCAACCCCGAGCCGGTGCTGGTGCTGCGCCACCAGGTGGCCCGCCCGCGCGTGCTACCGCACAAGTCCGGGGGTGCTGGCCACCTCAAGCTGGCGCTGGTGGATGCACCGGCCGTGGACGCCATTGGCTTCGGCATGGCGGACCGGCTGGCACTCACCGAGGGGCCGGTGGATCTGGCCTTCCAGGCCAGCTTCGACACCTTCCGCGGCCAGCGCCGGCTGTCGCTCAAGCTGAAGGATCTGCGCGTCGCCGCCTGACGCTCCCTCTCCCTCTGGGAGAGGGCTGGGGTGAGGGTATATGTCCCTCAGGCGATGCCCCAGCGAACCCGTCCCGGCGTCAGGAGCGCACCCGCCCGCGCCAGGTCGTTCATGCGGAAGCGCTCCGCCTGCCGCTCGAAGGCCGTGCGGCACCGCTCCGAGCAGAAGAAATACTTGCGCTTCTTGTACTCCGTGGACGGACGACCCTCGGGCGCCTCCAGGTGCTTGCCGCAGACAGGATCCAGGTGCCGCTTCTGAACGTCCTTCATCCCTCGCCTCCCCACCAGACTCACCGTACCGATGCCAGAGCCCAAAGCAGCGGGCATGCCAGCGGCGAGCCTCGTGGATTCGAGGGGTTGCGGAGGGGGAAGTCCAACACTGAGGCGAAGGAGGACCCGCGAGGGGAAAAGTTTTCCGCGATCGCGGGTGGCTATTGCACCGTGGGGCAAGGCCGGTTGGACGACCCGCCCCGAGGTCCTAGAACGCGGTGCCGACGCTCGCGCCCAGGAAGGTGTCGTCCATGTAACCGCGGCGGAAGCGCATCAGCTCCACGCGCCAGGCCAGCCGCAGGTTGGACTCGGAGGACAGCGGGGTGCGGCCCCGCAGGCCCACGCCGTACTGGATGAGGGACTTGATGCCGTCCACCGGCGTCACCTTGCCGCCCACCTCGATCGCGGTGTGCTGCCACACGATGCCTCCGCCCACCTGCGCGTAGACGCCGTAGTCCTTGCTCTCGCCGAAGGTCAGCTCGTACGCCGGAGCGATGGAGGCGTAGTGCAGCCGCGTGTCGCCGATGACGAGCTGCGTGCCCTCGCGCACCCCGGCGTAGGTGTAGCGCACGTCGAACCAGAGCGCCTCGCGCAGCGGCTCCACGTTGAGGATGCGGCCGAACTCCCAGGTGAAGCGCCCGCCCACGGCCGGCAGGATGTCGGCGAGCTGCCCGCGCGAGCTGCTCAGCGCCATCGCGCCACCGAGCACCTCGAAGGCGATGCCCGTGTTCGGGTCGTCCAGGCCCGCCAGGGCCTTGAACTTCCCCTCCTCGCCGTCCTCCTCGGACACCCGGCGGAAGTCGTCCACCGTGTCCTCGGGCTCGGCGCGGCGGCGCGGCGGGGTGTTCACCTCTTCGGACTGCTCCTCGTCCGGGTAGGCGTAGGGCTTGTCTTCGTCATCCTGCCCGAACGCGGGCGTGGCGAGGGCGAGCCCTCCGAGGAGACAGGGCAGGAGCCAGGAGTGCGCGGCAGCGGTCTTCATGGGGCGATCACCGGGCAGGCGTCGGAGAGGGTGGTGCTCTGCGGGCAGGCGTCCTGTCCTTCGGAGAGCTCGGAGATGGGGATCTGCAGGTGGGTGGCGAGCCGCGTGCACACCGTCTGCTTCAGGTCGATGTTGCCGGCGGGGATGTGCTGGACGATGGCCCGGGCGGCGCGGCCCAGGGAGAAGTCCTCCTGCTTGTTCAGGGCGGCGCGGGCCAGCTGGTTGAAGCCGTACTTCAGCGGGTTGGTATCCGAGTAGGCCGCCGCCACCGCGCGCGCCAGCACCTGCCGGTCGGCGTCCGTCCTGGAGGCCTTGACGAGCGCGCTCGCGAGGATGGTGCCCACCTGGTACTCGCGGCCGGAGAACACGGTGAAGTTGCCGTAGAACATCAGGTCGCGCAGCTCCTTGCTCATGCACCAGTTCTGCGACAGGTCGCGATCCTCCACGGGCTTGCCCTCGTAGGAGGAGTCCAGCACGCGCGTGTTGCAGCCGAAGCTCGACCTGCACGAGGCCACGTAGGCGTGGAAGTCCGCCAGGCCCTCGTCCAGCGACTTGATGACGTTGAGGCCCGGGGTGGGCGAGCCCCCGCCGATCGTCCAGGCGGCGATGGCCTCGGGGATGCCCCGGCCGTCATACACCCGGCGGCTGAAGACCAGGTGCGCGTACTCGTGCGTGAGGATGGAGGCGTTGAGGGCCAGCGGCGCCTTCTGGATGGACTCGAAGGGGAGCACCATGAAGGAGCGCGTCGGCGCGAAGAAGAGGGCGTTGTCGAGCTGCGGCTTCGTGCTCGAGTCGGCCAGGACGAACTCGGGGAAGTAGTACACCTTCGTCTGGGGCAGCTCCTCCTTCTTCACCTCGACGGTGGTGGTGAAGTAGTCCCAGGCGCGCTCGAAGTTGTAATACGTGGTGACGAGGTTCCACGTGTGGAAGTCCGCCGGCCACAGCACGCCCTTCTCGTCGGTGATGTAGTTGGCGGTGACGCGGTACCCGTCGTCCTTCACCAGCGCGCGCTCCAGCGCCTCGTCGGTGGTGGCGGCCTGGGCCTCGGGATCCCTCGAGTCCAGGCGGATGTTGGCTCCTCCCTGGAGCTTGATGACCGTGCCCTCGAGGGAGACGATGTCGGTGACCGTCTTGAGCTCCACCTCCAGGGGGGCGTACTGCCCATCACTGGAGCGCACGAGCGCACGGACCTTCACGGGCGTCTGGGTTTCCGGCGCGCACGAGACGGCGAGCGTCGCGAGCGCGGCGGCGGCTGTCAGCTTTCGGACCATGTCGCCCTTCATACTACGGGTCCGGTGGCCATCAGAAGCCGGGGGGGCGGGTCAGGCGGCTTGCCCGGTGCCTTCTCGGATTCCTTGACGCGTCGTTTCCACGCTCTCTATGGTCCCGCCCTTCCCACTCCATCTGTAACAGGCGGTGTCATGGCGGTCCCGTTCATCACCGAGGTCAAGCGTACTCATACTTGCGGGCAGCTCACCAAGGCGAACATCGGTGAGGAAGTCGTCCTCTTCGGCTGGGTGCAGAACCGGCGAGACCACGGCGGCGCGGTCTTCATCGATCTGCGAGACCGCGAGGGTCTCACGCAGGTGGTCTTCGAGCCGGACATCGCGAAGGAAGCCCACGAGCTGGCCGGCCAGCTGCGGCTCGAGTACTGCATCGGCATCAAGGGCAAGGTCGCCTCGCGCGGCGCCCAGGTGAACCCCAAGCTCAAGACGGGTGAAATCGAGATCAAGGCGTCGGATCTCACCATCTTCAACCGCTCCGAGCCCACGCCGTTCCTCGTGGAGGACAACGTGGACACGGCGGAGGAGAAGCGCCTGGCGTACCGCTTCCTGGACCTGCGCCGCCGGCCGCTGCAGCAGACGCTGATGACGCGCTCGAAGATGAACGCGATCACCCGCTCGTACATGGTGGACAACCGCTTCCTGGAGCTCGAGACGCCCTTCATGGGCAAGTACACGCCGGGCGGCGCGCGCAACTTCCTCGTCCCCAGCCGGCTCAACCCGGGCAAGTTCTACGCCCTGGCCGAGAGCCCCCAGCTCTACAAGCAGCTCTTCATGGTGGCGGGCTTCGACCGCTACTTCCAGATCGTCAAGTGCTTCCGCGACGAGGACCTGCGTCTGGACCGGCAGCCCGAGTTCACGCAGATCGACGTGGAGATGAGCTTCGTCACCCAGGACGACATCTTCACCATCATCGAGGGCCTGCTCAAGCGGCTGTGGGGCGAGGTGCTGGGCATCGACATCCCCACGCCGTTCATGCGGATGAACTTCGACGAGTCCATGGAGAAGTACGGCAACGACAAGCCGGACCTGCGCTTCGGGCTGGAGCACATCGTGCTCACGGACCTCATCCGCCAGCACGGCGCCGCGGGCGGCGTGCCGATGATCTGGGAGGCGGTGGAGCAGGGCGGCATCGTCAAGGCGATGGTGCTCCCCGCGGACAAGCCGATGAGCCGCGCGGAGAGCGACAAGCTGGAGGAGTTCGCCAAGCAGAACGGCGCCAAGGGACTGGCGCGCGCCAAGGTGGGCGAGGGCGGTGAGTGGACGCAGTCGCCCCTGTCCAAGACGATCTCCCCGGCGCTGCGCCAGGCCATCAACCAGGCGTGCAACGCGAAGACGGGCGACCTCCTCGTGTTCCAGTTCGGCCGCGAGTCGCTGGTGCACACGGTGATGGCCAACCTGCGCGTGCACGTGGCCAAGAAGCTCGGGCTCATCCCCGAGTACGGCAGTGGCGGCGTGTGGAAGTTCCTCTGGGTCGTCAACCCGCCCCTCTTCGAGTACGACGAGGAGACCAAGACGTGGGCGGCCGCGCACCACGCCTTCACCCGGCCGCACGACGAGGACGTGCAGTACCTGCTCACGGATCCGGGCCGCGTGAAGTGCCACCGCTACGACGTGGTGCTCAACGGCTTCGAGATCGGCGGCGGCTCCATCCGCCTGCACGACCCGAAGGTCCAGGCCGAGGTGTTCAAGGCCCTGGGCATCTCGGACGAGGAGGCGAAGACGAAGTTCGGCTTCCTGCTGGACGCGCTCAAGTTCGGCGCCCCGCCGCACGGTGGCATCGCGCTGGGCATGGACCGGCTGGTGATGCTGCTGACCGGCGCCGAGTCCCTGCGTGACGTCATCCCGTTCCCCAAGACGAAGACGGGCACGGACCTGATGACGGGCGCGCCGGGTGACGTGGACGACAGGCAGCTGCGCGAAGTCCACGTGCGCCCCGTGCCGCTGCCGCAGAAGTAGGCCAGGAGGGACTCCAGACGATGAAGACGTTCCTCGTGGTGAACCCGCGCAGTGCCGGAGGTCAGACGGGCAAGCGATGGGCCGAGATCTCTGGCCAGGTGACCCGGGCGATCGGCGACTTCGGCTTCGGGTTCACCGAGAGCGCCATGGATGCGACGCGGCTGACGCGCCAGGCGCTCTTGGATGGCTATGAGTGCGTCGCCGCGGTGGGCGGGGACGGCACCGTCAACGAGGTCGTCAACGGCTTCTTCGCCGACGGCAAGGCCATCAACCCCCAGGCCGCCCTGGGGCTCATCCCCCGGGGCACCGGCGGTGACTTCCGGCGCGCCTTCGGGTGGGACCTGGAGCTGGACTCGGCCCTGGCGCGGCTGCGCACCGACAAGACCGAGCCCTTCGACGTGGGGCTCGCCGAGTACGTCAACCACCAGGGGCAGAAGGAGTCGCGCTACTTCGCCAACATTGCCTCCTTCGGCGTGAGCGCGGAGGTGGCCCACGAGGTCAACATCGGCAGCAAGGCGCTCGGCGGCAACCTGAGCTTCGTCTGGGGCACGGTCAAGACGATGGCGAAGTACAAGGACCGCCGCGTGCGTCTGCGCGTGGACGGCGGCGAGCCCGAGGAGCTGGGCATCACCGTCGTCGCCGTGTCCAACGGGCGCTACTTCGGCAGTGGCATGTGCGTGGCGCCCAAGGCCGTCACCCATGATGGGCTCTTCGAGCTCACCATCTGGCGCGACTACGGCGTGCACGACTTCGTCATCAAGTCCAAGGGCGTCTACAACGGTGAGCACATCACCTGGAACAAGACGCGCTACCTCCAGTGCCGCACCCTCGAGGCCGAGAGCGATCAGGACGTCCTCCTGGAGATGGATGGCGAGGTGCCCGGCAAGCTGCCCTGCCGCATCTCCATCCTTCCCAGCGCCATCCGCTTGAAGGTGTAGCCCGCTCCGTCCAC encodes:
- the yajC gene encoding preprotein translocase subunit YajC — protein: MADSFLILAQAAGGPGGMMNIVFIIGLFAIMYFVMIRPQQKQMKAHRELLSGLKKGDEVITQGGIIGRIQVVSEREVTLEVATGVRIRVLKSSVAGRFAVSEPAAKTEEKKEEK
- the secD gene encoding protein translocase subunit SecD translates to MDRGWYWRLGLVIGVTLLTVWFLIPSYYSMFVLDKSERNNLALLEERLPKWAPPAKYRINLGLDLQGGIHMVMRVDTNTALQKRTERRGDQIARYINDKQLGQVSVDTDPQALQLTLTAQDPATMDAIEKEVLATFTDFVRVGRDGAKLTLAPDEGQVNRFREESVDQAMLVIRRRIDKWGVAEVDVRKLGTDAIQISLPGRNDPEQAKELVGTTAQLEFRMVDDTTDFFGQVIQQNPPPEGSNITLTNTEGFPQLQGPDREALLAYFKDKTPENREVLLECVPSATKKGVCDSYRTFLVEKEVPLTGESLTGADASLSQLNEPEVNVSFDAAGAREFEQLTEKGTGRRMAIVLDDYVQSAPRINERIGGGRARITMGRAGGRPLQEWLSDAQTLALALKAGALPAPVTTGEIRQVGASLGDELIRKGSLAAALGVLCVIAFMAFYYKGAGIIADVALLLNGLLILGGLALFNATLTLPGLAGFVLTLGVAVDANVLINERIREELGHGKTARAAVDQGYDRAFWTIFDAHVTALIAGFILFFTGTGPIRGFATTLIIGLLASLFTSILVTRVMMTYFVHGRNAQTVSV
- the queA gene encoding tRNA preQ1(34) S-adenosylmethionine ribosyltransferase-isomerase QueA; this translates as MSSLLSDYDFELPEAQIAQAPLSARDASRLMVVSRSSGAWAHRRFAELPELLREGDLLVVNDARVIPARLLGSKAGTGGRVELLVVRPSAPTLTSQALGAAAEALEWICLGQASKGLKPGARVSFPEGLEAEILEALGGGEYRVRFHAAPGTSLAEVLAKAGRLPLPPYITRAPEASDAERYQTVYARASGAVAAPTAGLHFTDSTFAALAARGIHRVEVTLDVGPGTFLPVREENLEKHHMHPERYFVPEATAQAVNAARAEGRRVVAVGTTVVRTLESATDPGTGRLRAGPGETTLFIRPGFAFRQVDVMLTNFHLPRSTLVVLVSALLGRERTLAAYREAVAAGYRFFSYGDAMLVTE
- the tgt gene encoding tRNA guanosine(34) transglycosylase Tgt → MGEPRKEKGDTRVPPSLVRYELLHEDASGSRARRGRLHTPHGLIETPIFMPVGTVGSVKGVGPDELLTLDAQIILGNTYHLMLRPGDDLVGEMGGLHRFISWDRPMLTDSGGFQVFSLAEKRKITEEGAAFQSHLDGRHIMLSPERSIEIQETLGADIIMAFDECPPSTEDRAYMEKSLARTTRWLHRCVKAWSRERSSLFGIVQGGLNKDLRKAHAEEVCAVDLPGYALGGFSVGETPEAMHEGVAFSAPLLPRDKPRYLMGVGTPVDLVTCVEHGVDMFDCVLPTRCARNGLLFTSEGKVVIRNAAYAKDPRPADPACTCYTCRNFSRSYLRHLFVAGEILAMRLNTLHNLHYFLTLMKDVRQAIAEDRYTSFARDFREKARAQEAERTQKK
- the secF gene encoding protein translocase subunit SecF, producing the protein MQILKNKTNIDFIGKRKPAIFISTVINLIILVGIAVWGFNLGVDFAGGTVVEVKFDHSINAADVRKRAESGGLHDVSVQSIGSADENSFLLRLGGVTQLTEESSAKAREAIQALGPVKNVVTDLANGIINFRSEQPMSAEQVRKAVEGSGTGVEEVRELGQAQAGGFDYQVVASGMADRIRSALMSGVEQQDKPDFEMRRTEYVGPQVGKQLRNRAVMALLYAMVAILIYVAFRFDFKFGPGALLAMLHDVVMVAGFYLFSRAEFSLTAIAALLTIVGYSVNDTIVIYDRIREDMGKFKGKPLAEVINIAINDTLVRTILTSGTTALSLVGLLIFGVGEIRDFAWAMLVGILVGTYSSVYIASPLTIWLDERAAAREARQKGGGMQPTTPG